Below is a window of Cytobacillus firmus DNA.
AAGAACCAAAGCTGCATGTTGCGATGTTCAGCGATATCTCAAAAAAATAAAAAACAGCTTCCTCCATGGGAGCTGTTTTCTACTTTATAGGCCAGATGCGGTTCCTTCATCGTTTTCACGCAACTCTTGCAAATGTCCTTTATGGTTCATTCCGAATAACACTCTTTCCTCTGCACGATTGTGAATATCCACCAGCAGGAGAATGGTTTTAAAACGGTCAATCACTTCTTCCGTTACTCCATCACGCGGAATTCTTTCCTTCAGATCAGAAACAAGCATTCTTAAGAGATCATGATCTCTGATCAGCTTAATGACTTCCTCCTTCAGGTCCGGTTTATCGTTCATAACCTCCTGATAAAACCCTTCCTCTTCGGAA
It encodes the following:
- a CDS encoding hemerythrin domain-containing protein, whose product is MAGPALKNHYSHQSIHDGYYTEGRDLTEVLVKLDREGREKECGIAAEALVEHWETRTIAHADSEEEGFYQEVMNDKPDLKEEVIKLIRDHDLLRMLVSDLKERIPRDGVTEEVIDRFKTILLLVDIHNRAEERVLFGMNHKGHLQELRENDEGTASGL